One genomic segment of Stenotrophomonas sp. 704A1 includes these proteins:
- the pgaB gene encoding poly-beta-1,6-N-acetyl-D-glucosamine N-deacetylase PgaB, with product MERMLRNLMTLLLLALLAVTLPATAQPQGARETELDSADNGLLVLSYHDVRDDVREKSDADAYAVSTQNFAAHLDWLSAHGYHPISLSQLIKASRGEARLPPRPVLLTFDDGLRSVYSRVYPLLRAYNYPALVAVITDYVDMAPGRTIDYGYRPFGRDDFLTWDQLREMQASGLIELASHTDNLHHGVQSNPQGNQTPAVITRIYDPKAQRYESAQEYEKRLRDDLGRSVQRIEKELGVRPKAIVWPYAAYNQLSNDIAEQLGMPVSFDLEGRSTPVTADLHGLARLLVTSNPNVTSLAFELRRNVTLDGTRALQIDLDSVYDSDAAQQARNLDVLIERVKRIGPTHVYLQAFADPDGNNTADALYFPNRHMPMRADLFNRVAWQLKTRAGVKVYAWLPVLGFELPDLAQRAALGIQSPERDGMYRLDFTQPQARQIIKDIYEDLAINSYFEGLLFHDDGYVRDTELAQLPQEGSDGGRTQALIDFTLELRDSAQRWRPKLGTVRNLYAQPVLQPQSAAWFAQRLDLFNRAYDRTALMAMPWMEGSRRPERWLDRLVVAVRAHDPDLKHTMFELQTVDWRTQTPISGERLRAQIRRLQAQGVRHFAWYPDDFIADKPSTQDARAAMSARNFPYPEK from the coding sequence ATGGAACGGATGCTTCGCAACCTGATGACCCTGCTGCTGCTGGCGCTGCTGGCGGTGACGCTGCCGGCGACCGCCCAACCCCAGGGCGCGCGTGAGACGGAACTGGATTCGGCCGACAACGGCCTGCTGGTCCTGAGCTACCACGACGTGCGCGATGACGTGCGGGAGAAATCCGATGCCGACGCCTATGCAGTCAGCACGCAGAACTTCGCCGCCCACCTGGACTGGCTGTCCGCGCACGGCTACCACCCGATATCGCTGTCGCAGCTGATCAAGGCCTCGCGCGGTGAAGCACGGCTGCCGCCGCGGCCGGTGCTGCTGACCTTCGATGATGGCCTGCGCAGCGTCTACAGCCGCGTCTATCCGCTGCTGCGCGCCTACAACTATCCGGCACTGGTGGCGGTGATCACCGACTATGTGGACATGGCGCCCGGCCGCACCATCGACTATGGCTACCGCCCCTTCGGCCGCGATGATTTCCTCACCTGGGACCAGCTGCGCGAGATGCAGGCCAGCGGGCTGATCGAACTGGCCAGTCACACCGACAACCTGCACCACGGCGTGCAGTCCAACCCGCAGGGCAACCAGACCCCGGCGGTGATCACCCGCATCTACGATCCCAAGGCGCAGCGTTACGAGAGCGCACAGGAATACGAAAAGCGGCTGCGCGACGATCTGGGACGCAGCGTGCAGCGCATCGAGAAGGAACTGGGCGTGCGTCCGAAGGCCATCGTCTGGCCCTACGCCGCCTACAACCAGCTGAGCAACGACATCGCCGAGCAGCTCGGCATGCCGGTATCGTTCGACCTGGAGGGGCGCAGCACCCCGGTCACCGCCGACCTGCACGGACTGGCGCGACTGCTGGTGACCAGCAACCCGAACGTCACCTCGCTGGCGTTCGAACTGCGCCGCAACGTCACCCTGGACGGCACCCGCGCCCTGCAGATCGATCTCGATTCGGTCTATGACAGCGATGCCGCGCAGCAGGCGCGCAACCTGGATGTACTGATCGAGCGGGTCAAGCGGATCGGCCCGACCCACGTCTACCTGCAGGCGTTCGCCGACCCGGACGGCAACAACACCGCCGACGCGCTGTACTTCCCGAACCGGCACATGCCGATGCGCGCCGACCTGTTCAACCGTGTGGCATGGCAGCTGAAGACCCGTGCCGGGGTGAAGGTCTATGCCTGGCTGCCGGTGCTCGGCTTCGAGCTGCCCGACCTGGCGCAGCGTGCGGCACTGGGCATCCAGAGCCCCGAGCGCGATGGCATGTACCGGCTGGACTTCACCCAGCCGCAGGCACGGCAGATCATCAAGGACATCTACGAAGACCTCGCCATCAATTCCTACTTCGAGGGCCTGCTGTTCCATGATGACGGTTACGTGCGCGATACCGAGCTGGCGCAGCTGCCACAGGAAGGCAGCGACGGTGGCCGGACCCAGGCACTGATCGACTTCACCCTGGAACTGCGCGACAGCGCGCAGCGCTGGCGTCCCAAGCTTGGCACGGTGCGCAACCTGTACGCGCAGCCGGTGCTGCAGCCGCAGAGCGCGGCCTGGTTCGCACAGCGGCTGGACCTGTTCAACCGGGCCTACGACCGGACCGCGCTGATGGCGATGCCGTGGATGGAAGGCAGCCGCCGCCCCGAGCGCTGGCTGGACCGCCTGGTGGTGGCCGTGCGTGCGCACGATCCCGACCTGAAGCACACGATGTTCGAACTGCAGACGGTGGACTGGCGCACCCAGACACCGATCAGCGGCGAACGCCTGCGCGCACAGATCCGTCGCCTGCAGGCGCAGGGCGTGCGCCATTTCGCGTGGTACCCGGACGATTTCATCGCCGACAAGCCGTCGACCCAGGATGCACGCGCGGCGATGTCCGCGCGCAACTTCCCGTATCCGGAGAAGTGA
- the pgaD gene encoding poly-beta-1,6-N-acetyl-D-glucosamine biosynthesis protein PgaD: MNANRQAATSRPSNRFDSRLIQKPRKQPRLQRTAWGFVTLAFWGFYFYLWAPLVTLISWLLGGHLAWLQLYEHKQHLDPFVIIALPVILACCALLLIAWAEYNRLRFAGRERRCPREDATRAEIAQSLGASDHLAEDLFNAKAVTLHMDEHARPVGMTAQALR; encoded by the coding sequence ATGAACGCCAACCGCCAGGCGGCCACCAGCAGGCCGTCCAACCGCTTCGATTCGCGCCTGATCCAGAAACCGCGCAAGCAGCCACGCCTGCAGCGTACCGCGTGGGGCTTCGTGACCCTGGCGTTCTGGGGGTTCTACTTCTACCTGTGGGCACCGCTGGTGACCCTGATCTCGTGGCTGCTGGGCGGCCATCTGGCGTGGCTGCAGCTGTACGAGCACAAGCAGCACCTGGATCCGTTCGTGATCATCGCGCTGCCGGTGATCCTGGCCTGCTGCGCGCTGCTGCTGATCGCCTGGGCCGAGTACAACCGCCTGCGCTTTGCCGGTAGGGAGCGGCGCTGCCCGCGCGAGGATGCCACGCGCGCGGAGATCGCGCAGTCGCTGGGCGCCAGCGATCATCTGGCCGAGGATCTGTTCAACGCCAAGGCGGTGACGCTGCACATGGACGAGCACGCGCGGCCGGTGGGGATGACGGCGCAGGCGTTGCGGTAA
- the pgaC gene encoding poly-beta-1,6-N-acetyl-D-glucosamine synthase, protein MNPWLNALFQFAFFYPMVMAFFWMSGGLYYFFRRERKSRPRNDPPPMVDAPFASLLIPCHNESENLDDTIGAALAQRYPDFEVIAINDGSSDDTGARLDALAAIHPRLRVVHLDRNLGKANALRMGALAARSEYLVCIDGDAMLEEFAMHWMVWHLTSGPRVGAVTGNPRIRNRSTLLGRLQVAEFSSIIGMIKRAQRVYGRIFTVSGVIAAFRRTALHRIGYWADDMVTEDIDISWRLQLDHWDIRYEPNALCFILMPETLKGLWRQRLRWAQGGVEVLLRHGSSLFSWRKRRMWGVLLEYILSVLWAYTMLLIVLLWVLGKFFPMPPSLYIDTLLPQWHGVILALVCLLQFASSLIIDRRYETHIGRNYFWVIWYPMAYWLISLFTTLVALPKTLLKRRGKRATWVSPDRGIR, encoded by the coding sequence ATGAACCCGTGGCTCAACGCCCTGTTCCAGTTCGCCTTCTTCTACCCGATGGTGATGGCGTTCTTCTGGATGTCGGGCGGCCTGTACTACTTCTTCCGGCGCGAGCGGAAGTCGCGGCCGCGCAACGATCCCCCGCCGATGGTCGATGCGCCGTTCGCCAGCCTGCTGATTCCCTGCCACAACGAATCGGAGAACCTGGACGACACCATCGGCGCCGCACTTGCACAGCGCTACCCGGACTTCGAAGTGATCGCCATCAACGATGGCAGCAGCGACGACACCGGCGCGCGGCTGGATGCGCTGGCGGCGATCCACCCGCGCCTGCGCGTGGTACACCTGGACCGCAACCTGGGCAAGGCCAATGCACTGCGCATGGGCGCACTGGCGGCCCGTTCGGAATACCTGGTGTGCATCGACGGCGATGCGATGCTGGAAGAGTTCGCCATGCACTGGATGGTCTGGCACCTGACCAGCGGCCCGCGCGTCGGCGCGGTCACCGGCAACCCGCGCATCCGCAACCGTTCCACCCTGCTCGGTCGCCTGCAGGTGGCCGAGTTCTCCTCGATCATCGGCATGATCAAGCGCGCCCAGCGCGTCTATGGCCGCATCTTCACCGTGTCCGGGGTGATCGCCGCGTTCCGCCGCACCGCCCTGCACCGGATCGGCTACTGGGCCGACGACATGGTCACCGAGGACATCGACATCAGCTGGCGCCTGCAGCTGGACCACTGGGACATCCGCTACGAACCCAACGCGCTGTGCTTCATCCTGATGCCCGAAACCCTGAAGGGCCTGTGGCGGCAGCGCCTGCGGTGGGCGCAGGGCGGCGTGGAGGTGCTGCTGCGCCACGGCAGTTCGCTGTTCAGCTGGCGCAAGCGGCGCATGTGGGGCGTGCTGCTGGAGTACATCCTCAGCGTGCTGTGGGCCTACACGATGCTGCTGATCGTGCTGTTGTGGGTGTTGGGCAAGTTCTTCCCGATGCCGCCGTCGCTGTACATCGACACGTTGCTGCCGCAATGGCATGGCGTGATCCTGGCCCTGGTCTGCCTGCTGCAGTTCGCCAGCAGCCTGATCATCGACCGGCGTTACGAAACCCATATCGGCCGCAACTACTTCTGGGTCATCTGGTATCCGATGGCGTACTGGTTGATCAGCCTGTTCACCACCCTGGTGGCCTTGCCGAAGACGCTGCTGAAGCGGCGTGGCAAGCGTGCCACCTGGGTCAGCCCAGACCGGGGTATCCGATGA
- the pgaA gene encoding poly-beta-1,6 N-acetyl-D-glucosamine export porin PgaA — protein sequence MVVHRPLALCVGLACATLASWAVAAPPPAAITRADRLAEIGRYRDQARWVDALAAIERAQLREPEDDLLYKLQVLTLGDIGNAHRAWRLYQARPGLFDQDQKARLEANYVAKLVSWSLAYGATEDTRLDEAEASLAEMERYVERDGTPQAQAPLRIRLDRLILLNRLARHAQVRDEARALHQEGHALPDYVLPAVGDSMMATQHPDEAIPLLEAAAKNDPSRFQSRSELAYAYLETEQAEKAVGYLQAWQKDEPAWRWGGGKAPFENWARYEADLNLAMVRAYSGDLPTAQRELESLVEVGPGNGGLQTSLGSVYQMRGWPRRALERHQMAYTLDPRDIAPRLGMYEAYVQLQRDDLARPLHDDLLARYPTQPSVQRMDRDWRAHRGWQLMAMVEGGHSSGGGGTSPLGNDDLHYGMEVASPVLNDRWRLFAFADRRSVDFQDQQIDPLWIGAGVRYRFDRIDAEAAVMRPNDSIGDTGLRGGFGWQFNDRWHAGVTAARNDPEASMQARVAGITADSVAVAVEYTRSERTHWSIGGSRFRYDDGNRRDTLNSAIEQRLLTRPRLLIDGLGSVYTSRGSRDDAPYFNPSRDRSVEVGLRIDQQLWRHYERHFRHRLTVSLGNYWQEGFGSALIPTVAYRHEWQFDQGRILEYGVSWSRPVYDGQRERHIGFDAVLRWGE from the coding sequence ATGGTTGTCCACCGTCCGCTGGCGCTCTGCGTTGGCCTGGCCTGCGCCACTCTGGCGTCCTGGGCCGTTGCGGCGCCGCCGCCCGCCGCGATCACGCGGGCCGACCGGCTCGCCGAAATCGGCCGCTACCGTGACCAGGCGCGCTGGGTCGATGCCCTGGCGGCGATCGAGCGCGCCCAGCTGCGCGAACCGGAGGACGACCTGCTGTACAAGCTGCAGGTGCTGACCCTGGGCGACATCGGCAATGCCCACCGCGCCTGGCGCCTGTACCAGGCGCGGCCTGGACTGTTCGACCAGGACCAGAAGGCGCGGCTGGAGGCCAACTACGTGGCCAAGCTGGTCAGCTGGAGCCTGGCCTACGGCGCGACCGAGGATACCCGGCTGGACGAGGCCGAAGCGTCGCTGGCGGAAATGGAGCGCTACGTCGAGCGCGACGGCACGCCGCAGGCACAGGCACCGCTGCGCATCCGCCTGGACCGGCTGATCCTGCTCAACCGGCTGGCCCGCCACGCCCAGGTCCGTGACGAAGCCCGTGCGCTGCATCAGGAGGGCCATGCGCTCCCCGACTACGTGCTGCCGGCGGTGGGTGATTCGATGATGGCCACCCAGCATCCGGACGAAGCCATTCCGCTGCTGGAGGCCGCCGCGAAGAACGATCCCTCGCGGTTCCAGTCGCGCTCGGAACTGGCCTATGCCTACCTGGAAACCGAGCAGGCCGAGAAGGCGGTCGGCTACCTGCAGGCCTGGCAGAAGGACGAACCGGCGTGGCGCTGGGGCGGCGGCAAGGCGCCGTTCGAGAACTGGGCGCGCTACGAAGCCGATCTGAACCTGGCGATGGTGCGCGCCTACAGCGGCGACCTGCCCACCGCCCAGCGTGAACTGGAAAGCCTGGTGGAGGTCGGCCCCGGCAACGGTGGCCTGCAGACTTCGCTGGGCAGCGTCTACCAGATGCGCGGCTGGCCACGGCGGGCGCTGGAACGCCACCAGATGGCCTACACCCTGGACCCGCGTGACATCGCACCGCGCCTGGGCATGTACGAGGCCTACGTGCAGCTGCAGCGCGACGACCTGGCGCGGCCGCTGCATGACGATCTGCTGGCACGCTACCCGACCCAGCCCTCGGTACAGCGCATGGATCGCGACTGGCGCGCGCATCGCGGCTGGCAGCTGATGGCCATGGTCGAAGGCGGCCACAGTTCCGGTGGTGGCGGAACGTCGCCGCTGGGCAACGACGACCTGCACTACGGCATGGAGGTGGCCAGCCCGGTCCTGAACGACCGCTGGCGCCTGTTCGCCTTTGCCGACCGCCGCTCGGTGGACTTCCAGGACCAGCAGATCGACCCGCTGTGGATCGGTGCCGGCGTGCGCTACCGCTTCGACCGGATCGACGCCGAGGCCGCGGTAATGCGTCCCAACGACAGCATCGGCGACACCGGCCTGCGCGGCGGTTTCGGCTGGCAGTTCAACGACCGCTGGCACGCCGGCGTGACTGCAGCGCGCAATGATCCGGAGGCCTCGATGCAGGCGCGCGTGGCCGGCATCACCGCCGACAGCGTCGCCGTGGCGGTGGAGTACACGCGTAGCGAGCGCACCCACTGGAGCATCGGCGGCAGCCGCTTCCGCTATGACGACGGCAACCGTCGCGACACCCTCAACAGCGCCATCGAACAGCGCCTGCTGACCCGCCCGCGGCTGTTGATCGACGGCCTCGGCAGCGTCTACACCAGCCGTGGCAGCCGCGATGACGCGCCCTACTTCAACCCCTCGCGCGATCGGTCGGTGGAAGTGGGCCTGCGCATCGATCAGCAGCTGTGGCGCCACTACGAGCGCCACTTCCGCCACCGCCTGACCGTGTCGCTCGGCAATTACTGGCAGGAAGGGTTTGGCAGCGCACTCATCCCCACCGTGGCCTATCGCCACGAATGGCAGTTCGATCAGGGACGGATCCTCGAATACGGCGTGAGCTGGTCGCGGCCGGTGTACGACGGCCAACGTGAACGTCATATCGGCTTCGATGCCGTGCTGCGCTGGGGAGAATGA